A single Aspergillus chevalieri M1 DNA, chromosome 3, nearly complete sequence DNA region contains:
- a CDS encoding tRNA-ribosyltransferase family protein (COG:A;~EggNog:ENOG410PHFC;~InterPro:IPR002616,IPR036511,IPR004803;~PFAM:PF01702;~go_function: GO:0008479 - queuine tRNA-ribosyltransferase activity [Evidence IEA];~go_function: GO:0016763 - transferase activity, transferring pentosyl groups [Evidence IEA];~go_process: GO:0006400 - tRNA modification [Evidence IEA];~go_process: GO:0101030 - tRNA-guanine transglycosylation [Evidence IEA]), whose amino-acid sequence MCTLFKYTIITGSFKYKSACSAALRGARSMVMSTTSTTPTEHTPMPSALKFDIHAKCSTTKARASTLRLPHGAVSLPIFMPVATQASLKGLTYDQLKQTGCMLCLNNTYHLGLKPGQAVLDKVSGAHKLQGWDRNILTDSGGFQMVSLLKLANVTEEGVRFLSPHDGSPMLLTPEHSISLQNSIGSDIIMQLDDVIATTSPDHARIEEAMERSVRWLDRCTAAHKYPERQNLFCIIQGGLDLDLRRKCCAEMVARDTPGIAIGGLSGGEAKEDFCKVVDTCTGLLPERKPRYVMGVGYPEDLIVATALGADMFDCVWPTRTARFGNAVTPNGSLDLRHYSFADDFGPVVEGCNCACCTPRDKGGLGITRAYIHHLASKETVGAHLLTIHNVHYLIALMGSARQAIIEDRFPAFLHEFFSKLYGDKLNYPEWVVGALRRVGVDLLAD is encoded by the exons ATGTGCACACTGTTTAAGTATACCATTATAACAGGATCTTTCAAGTATAAAAGTGCATGCTCCGCAGCCTTGCGCGGGGCTCGAAGCATGGTCATGtcgacaacatcaacaaccccCACGGAGCACACGCCAATGCCTTCTGCATTGAAATTTGACATCCATGCCAAATGCTCT ACAACCAAAGCTCGGGCAAGCACACTGCGTCTACCCCATGGAGCTGTCTCATTGCCGATATTCATGCCTGTTGCGACGCAGGCGTCCCTCAAAGGTCTGACGTATGACCAACTGAAGCAGACAGGGTGTATGCTGTGTTTGAATAACACGTACCATTTGGGTCTGAAACCGGGACAGGCTGTCCTGGACAAAGTGAGCGGCGCACATAAGTTGCAAGGATGGGATCGAAACATCCTGACTGATAGCGGCGG CTTTCAAATGGTATCATTGCTTAAGCTCGCGAATGTCACAGAAGAAGGTGTTCGGTTCCTCAGCCCTCATGATGGCTCGCCTAT GCTCCTTACCCCCGAACATTCCATTTCCCTTCAAAATTCGATCGGATCAGATATCATCATGCAGCTAGATGATGTGATCGCAACTACATCACCTGATCATGCCAGAATTGAGGAAGCTATGGAACGGTCTGTCCGATGGTTAGACCGATGCACAGCAGCGCATAAATACCCGGAGAGACAGAATCTGTTCTGTATCATCCAGGGTGGCTTGGATCTGGATTTGCGGAGAAAATGCTGCGCTGAGATGGTCGCGCGAGATACCCCGGGAATCGCTATTGGTGGCCTTTCTGGTGGTGAAGCGAAAGAGGACTTCTGCAAAGT GGTGGATACCTGTACCGGGTTACTTCCAGAAAGAAAGCCAAGATACGTGATGGGCGTG GGCTACCCCGAAGATCTGATCGTTGCAACCGCACTCGGCGCAGATATGTTTGATTGTGTCTGGCCGACGAGAACAGCG CGATTTGGCAATGCTGTTACCCCGAATGGTAGCCTCGACCTTCGGCATTACTCCTTCGCAGACGACTTTGGCCCGGTTGTGGAAGGGTGTAATTGCGCCTGCTGCACGCCTCGAGATAAGGGAGGATTAGGGATTACCAGAGCATATATTCATCACCTGGCTTCGAAGGAGACTGTCGGCGCTCATCT TCTCACTATTCATAACGTTCATTACCTCATTGCCCTCATGGGGTCTGCCCGACAAGCTATCATTGAAGATAGATTCCCTGCTTTCTTGCACGAGTTCTTTAGCAAGCTCTATGGGGATAAATTAAATTACCCGGAGTGGGTTGTAGGTGCGCTCCGGCGAGTTGGGGTTGATTTGCTCGCGGATTAA
- a CDS encoding AFG1 family ATPase (BUSCO:EOG09262OJ4;~COG:S;~EggNog:ENOG410PFGJ;~InterPro:IPR027417,IPR005654;~PFAM:PF03969;~go_function: GO:0005524 - ATP binding [Evidence IEA]) encodes MSRPTARLCADCLPGALRPIALPAPAPRRGTPRRVRIAESRRSLHGVQGRRQGPYIASHDVHQCGNMKGLPRPCENVRQFATASENKGEAKGESKNVPEDGPLKEYEDRIAQGRLRSDPYQRHIIESLQALFENLKSYNPPKVNHPSVESLDLQPKKSFFGSLFGGGRNPDEPTIPKDLPKGLYMFGDVGCGKTMLMDLFFETLPPNIRAKTRIHFHNFMQDVHRRMHQAKMKHGNDIDALPLVAADIAEASSVLCFDEFQCTDVADAMILRRLLDFLMSHGVVLVTTSNRHPDELYKNGIQRESFIPCINLLKTALSVINLNSPTDYRKIPRPPSGVYHHPLGPEADQHVQKWLDFLGDPVNDPPHPATQEVWGRKIEVPLASGRAAQFKFQQLLGSATGAADYIELVRNYDAFIVTDVPGMTINERDLARRFITFIDAVYEGRAKLVLTTEVPLTHLFISESEAKSSTSDGEDLSDAMRMMMDDLGLSVQALKSTSIFSGDEERFAFARALSRLAEMGSKEWVERGLGVGMFVDDKQSEHKM; translated from the exons ATGAGCCGGCCAACTGCAAGGCTTTGCGCGGATTGCCTGCCTGGTGCACTCAGGCCCATAGCGCTTCCCGCACCTGCTCCGCGGCGGGGTACACCGAGACGAGTGCGTATTGCGGAGTCTAGGAGAAGTCTACATGGTGTGCAAGGGCGTCGACAGGGGCCCTACATAGCGAGTCATGATGTGCATCAGTGTGGTAACATGAAGGGTCTGCCGCGTCCTTGCGAGAATGTGCGACAGTTTGCGACCGCGAGCGAGAATAAGGGAGAAGCCAAAGGGGAGTCGAAGAATGTACCGGAGGATGGCCCTTTGAAGGAATATGAGGATCGCATTGCGCAGGGCAGACTGAGGAGCGACCCGTATCAGAGAC ATATCATCGAAAGCCTCCAGGCTCTTTTCGAGAATCTCAAGTCGTATAACCCACCTAAAGTCAACCACCCCAGCGTTGAGTCGCTCGACCTCCAGCCCAAGAAGTCGTTCTTTGGCTCTCTGTTTGGCGGTGGTAGAAATCCCGACGAACCAACCATCCCCAAAGATCTCCCCAAGGGCTTATATATGTTCGGTGATGTTGGATGTGGGAAGACCATGCTTATGGATCTGTTCTTCGAAACGCTGCCGCCGAACATCAGAGCCAAGACACGGATTCACTTCCACAACTTTATGCAGGATGTACACAGGCGCATGCATCAAGCAAAGATGAAGCACGGCAATGATATCGATGCACTGCCTTTGGTGGCTGCGGATATTGCTGAGGCAtccagtgtgttgtgcttcGATGAGTTTCAGTGTACAGACGTTGCGGATGCCATGATTTTGAGGAGGCTTCTCGATTTTCTCATGTCTCACGGTGTTGTTCTTGTGACGACGTCCAACAGACATCCGGATGAATTGTACAAGAACGGTATCCAACGCGAGTCATTCATCCCCTGCATTAACCTCTTGAAGACAGCGCTGAGCGTGATCAACCTTAACTCACCCACGGACTACCGTAAAATCCCCCGTCCGCCATCCGGTGTGTACCACCATCCGCTTGGACCTGAGGCAGACCAACATGTCCAGAAATGGCTCGACTTTCTGGGTGACCCGGTTAATGACCCTCCGCACCCTGCCACGCAGGAGGTCTGGGGACGCAAGATTGAAGTTCCCCTGGCCAGTGGCCGCGCTGCACAGTTCAAGTTTCAGCAGTTGCTCGGAAGTGCCACCGGTGCGGCAGACTATATCGAGTTGGTTCGGAACTACGATGCCTTTATCGTGACTGATGTGCCTGGGATGACCATCAATGAACGGGATCTGGCACGGAGATTCATCACGTTCATTGATGCAGTCTATGAGGGCAGG GCCAAATTAGTCCTCACGACCGAGGTCCCCCTTACTCACCTCTTTATCTCCGAATCTGAAGCCAAGAGTTCCACTAGTGACGGCGAAGACCTCTCAGATGCCATGCgtatgatgatggatgatttGGGTCTCTCCGTACAGGCTCTCAAATCCACATCCATTTTCAGCGGTGATGAGGAGCGGTTTGCTTTTGCTCGTGCGCTCTCCAGACTGGCAGAGATGGGCAGCAAGGAGTGGGTAGAGAGGGGTCTGGGTGTTGGGATGTTCGTGGATGACAAGCAAAGCGAGCACAAGATGTAG
- a CDS encoding AN1-type zinc finger protein (COG:S;~EggNog:ENOG410PIHF;~InterPro:IPR035896,IPR000058;~PFAM:PF01428;~go_function: GO:0008270 - zinc ion binding [Evidence IEA]) yields MAPISISKGAAKSNTEYTNQLAEKDLETIGRHCQFEFCGQLDFLPFRCGSCEGTFCLDHRSETAHKCSRAGEWARRRAGTDNVKSSTPIEKPNIYNSDQCAHLSCKTLINTLKDPGVQCPNCNRQYCLKHRLKEEHDCTKMTPLGARPAGAGASANETLRSMFSRVRTWSKEKSQAATTTTTTTKSRPSGPATLNTMKRTAKGDAGVPAERRLYLHVVGTCDTEKNEPPAADLYFDTRWKVGRVLDDAAKRLRVQNDNNRVGEEGRLRIFHVESGEFLEFSEAIGGGKVKHGHTIVMLRGAGVMLGK; encoded by the coding sequence ATGGCgcccatctccatctccaaaGGGGCCGCCAAATCGAACACTGAATACACCAACCAACTAGCCGAGAAAGACCTCGAAACCATCGGCCGTCACTGCCAGTTCGAGTTCTGCGGCCAACTCGACTTCCTTCCCTTCCGCTGCGGCTCCTGCGAGGGCACATTCTGCCTAGACCACCGCAGTGAAACAGCACACAAGTGCTCCCGAGCAGGAGAATGGGCACGACGGAGGGCAGGAACCGACAATGTCAAGAGCAGCACACCCATCGAGAAACCGAATATCTACAATTCGGACCAGTGCGCGCATTTGTCGTGCAAGACGCTTATTAACACGTTGAAGGACCCCGGCGTGCAGTGTCCCAACTGTAATAGGCAGTATTGTTTGAAGCACAGATTAAAGGAGGAGCATGATTGCACGAAGATGACACCGTTAGGCGCCCGGCCAGCTGGGGCTGGGGCCTCCGCGAACGAGACATTACGGTCTATGTTTTCGCGAGTGAGGACTTGGAGCAAGGAGAAAAGTCAGGCGGctacgacaacgacaacgacaacaaagTCGAGGCCAAGTGGCCCCGCAACGCTGAATACCATGAAACGCACTGCGAAGGGAGACGCCGGCGTCCCCGCGGAGAGACGTTTATATCTGCACGTTGTAGGGACATGTGATACAGAGAAGAACGAGCCTCCTGCTGCCGATCTTTATTTCGACACGAGGTGGAAGGTGGGACGGGTGCTCGATGACGCCGCAAAGCGGTTACGTGTCCAGAATGACAATAATCGCGTTGGTGAAGAGGGGCGGTTACGGATCTTCCACGTCGAATCAGGAGAGTTCCTTGAATTTTCGGAGGCAATCGGTGGAGGAAAGGTCAAACATGGACATACCATCGTCATGTTGAGAGGAGCGGGCGTTATGTTGGGGAAGTAG
- the TMP1 gene encoding thymidylate synthase (BUSCO:EOG09263RVR;~COG:F;~EggNog:ENOG410PGME;~InterPro:IPR036926,IPR000398,IPR023451,IPR020940;~PFAM:PF00303;~go_function: GO:0004799 - thymidylate synthase activity [Evidence IEA];~go_process: GO:0006231 - dTMP biosynthetic process [Evidence IEA]) has protein sequence MTVTPEQKAQASSPSPPHNPSHEEHQYLNLIRTILAEGEHRPDRTGTGTRSIFAPPQLRFSLSKPGPTPSSDPIPVLPLLTTKRVFLRAVLAELLWFISGSTSSVPLSEVGIKIWDGNGSREFLDKVGLGHREVGDLGPVYGFQWRHFGAEYVDAKTDYTGQGYDQLADVVRKLKETPFDRRIIMSAWNPADLEKMALPPCHMFAQFYVSYPPSAEGESKKKGTLSCQLYQRSCDMGLGVPFNIASYALLTHILAHATDLNPGTLIHTMGDAHVYLDHIDALNEQLTREPNEFPELKIKRDDRGSGVIDGWKDDQFEVIGYQPHKAIKMKMSV, from the coding sequence ATGACTGTTACTCCAGAGCAAAAAGCGCAGGCTTCCTCGCCATCCCCGCCGCACAACCCCTCCCACGAAGAACACCAGTACTTGAACCTCATCCGCACCATCCTTGCCGAGGGCGAGCACCGTCCCGACCGCACTGGCACAGGGACACGATCCATCTTCGCGCCCCCGCAGCTACGCTTCTCCCTGTCCAAACCGGGTCCTACACCTTCCTCCGACCCGATCCCCGTCCTGCCCCTTCTCACGACCAAGCGCGTTTTCCTGCGCGCCGTCCTGGCAGAACTGCTCTGGTTTATTTCCGGAAGCACATCGTCCGTCCCTCTTTCTGAAGTCGGGATCAAGATCTGGGATGGGAATGGCAGTCGGGAGTTCCTGGATAAAGTTGGACTTGGACACCGAGAGGTCGGCGATCTGGGACCTGTCTATGGGTTCCAGTGGAGACATTTTGGGGCGGAGTATGTTGATGCAAAGACTGATTACACTGGCCAAGGGTATGACCAACTGGCGGACGTGGTGCGCAAGTTGAAGGAGACGCCATTTGATCGGCGCATCATCATGAGTGCGTGGAACCCTGCGGATCTGGAGAAGATGGCCTTGCCGCCGTGCCACATGTTCGCTCAGTTCTACGTTTCCTACCCACCGTCTGCTGAAGGTgaaagcaagaagaagggaacTTTATCTTGCCAACTTTACCAGCGATCGTGTGATATGGGTTTGGGAGTTCCGTTCAACATTGCTTCCTACGCACTTTTGACTCATATCCTGGCGCACGCGACAGACTTGAATCCCGGAACGTTGATTCATACTATGGGTGATGCTCATGTCTATCTCGACCACATCGACGCTCTGAATGAGCAGCTTACTCGCGAGCCTAATGAGTTCCCGGAATTAAAGATCAAGCGTGATGACCGGGGAAGCGGTGTCATTGATGGCTGGAAGGATGATCAGTTTGAAGTGATCGGATACCAGCCGCATAAGGCAAtcaagatgaagatgagtGTCTAG
- a CDS encoding putative di-, tri-valent inorganic cation transporter (COG:P;~EggNog:ENOG410PVP6;~InterPro:IPR027469,IPR002524,IPR036837;~go_component: GO:0016021 - integral component of membrane [Evidence IEA];~go_function: GO:0008324 - cation transmembrane transporter activity [Evidence IEA];~go_process: GO:0006812 - cation transport [Evidence IEA];~go_process: GO:0055085 - transmembrane transport [Evidence IEA]) — translation MGDAANNLGVMAAALVIWLTHYEGRYYADPGTSMGIGIMIILTSLPLMRHSGHILLESLPNGVSVDDVRHDLELIPGVLAIHELHIWRLNQQKVLASVHVVVSERTIPEFLKIAKTMNECFHEYGVHSVTLQPEITSHIPVKEDQESEEMQYLRRKSLEKCQVVCSRVCEDLTCCG, via the exons ATGGGCGACGCAGCGAATAACTTGGGAGTTATGGCAGCGGCCTTGGTTATCTGGCTCACGCATTATGAGGGTAGATATTATGCGGATCCGGGGACGAGTATGGGAATAGGGATTATGATTATCTTGACATCGCTTCCTTTGA TGCGCCACTCCGGTCACATTTTACTGGAGAGCCTCCCCAATGGAGTCAGCGTGGACGATGTGCGGCACGATTTAGAATTG ATCCCCGGCGTCCTAGCCATCCACGAACTACACATCTGGCGCCTTAACCAACAGAAAGTTTTAGCTTCCGTTCACGTCGTCGTCTCAGAGCGCACAATTCCCGAATTCCTGAAAATAGCCAAAACCATGAACGAATGTTTCCACGAATACGGGGTCCATTCGGTGACACTGCAGCCCGAGATTACGTCGCATATCCCTGTGAAGGAAGACCAGGAGTCTGAGGAGATGCAGTATTTGCGGAGGAAATCGTTGGAGAAATGTCAGGTTGTGTGTAGTCGGGTCTGTGAGGATTTGACATGTTGTGGATAG
- a CDS encoding uncharacterized protein (COG:I,J,T;~EggNog:ENOG410PFMP;~InterPro:IPR023631,IPR036928,IPR020556;~PFAM:PF01425) — protein sequence MSQPQPWELQARKAKDILENSIPKQWLLPEDKFPPADEKSVIDFPRKSGLLTERELGITELSATALVAEMGAGELSAEEVVVAFLKRSVLGHQLFNFATEFMADKAIARAKELDEYYQRTGKLVGALHGVPISVKEHVGIKGLTCNAGFVAWADQVATEDALLLQCLEKAGAVFHVRTNQPQSLMHLDCSNNLTGTTLNPHNRTLSPGGSSGGEGASTGFKCAPLGVGSDIGGSIRVPAAFSGSYGLKTTASRNPTTGIKAAGPGQESIRGVIGPLASQSIEDLELFQQVIIDQEPWDVETSLAPVPWKRAMPTRDITVGIMWDDGTVRPHPPIIRALKYAKEKLMAAGVKIVDWEPYKHDHGWEIVSAMYFADGTEAQQTVLKQSGEPYLPLTKWAFEYSTGTPLTVSENWALNYARDHYRDEYHALMKSRGVDFILAPTYLGVAAVLGEPQYWNYTAIWNILDQPAVVFPSGLVVDEELDKAEEGYQPRNAADEREWKKYRPERYVGAPIGLQLVGKRFKDEEVLAAAKVVEGVLGAEASREMN from the exons ATGTCTCAACCTCAGCCCTGGGAGCTCCAAGCCCGCAAAGCAAAAGACATTCTCGAAAATTCCATCCCCAAGCAATGGCTCCTCCCAGAAGACAAATTTCCGCCTGCGGATGAGAAAAGCGTGATAGACTTCCCGCGCAAAAGCGGGTTGCTTACTGAACGAGAGCTCGGCATCACCGAACTGTCTGCTACGGCGCTCGTGGCGGAAATGGGAGCGGGCGAGTTAAGTGCTGAAGAGGTCGTGGTTGCATTTTTGAAGAGGTCTGTCCTGGGACATCAGTTG TTCAACTTTGCGACAGAGTTTATGGCGGATAAGGCTATCGCGCGAGCTAAAGAGCTAGATGAGTATTATCAGCGGACTGGGAAGTTGGTTGGGGCCTTG CACGGCGTCCCAATCAGCGTAAAGGAGCATGTCGGCATTAAAGGTCTGACCTGCAATGCAGGCTTTGTGGCATG GGCCGACCAAGTAGCCACCGAAGACGCCTTGCTCCTCCAATGCCTAGAGAAAGCAGGCGCCGTCTTCCACGTCCGCACAAACCAACCCCAATCTCTTATG CACCTCGACTGTAGTAACAACCTCACCGGCACTACCCTAAACCCTCACAACCGGACACTCAGCCCCGGGGGGTCATCAGGCGGCGAAGGCGCCTCCACAGGTTTTAAATGCGCTCCTCTAGGCGTTGGATCAGATATAGGAGGTTCCATTCGAGTCCCTGCTGCATTTTCTGGCTCGTACGGATTGAAAACGACGGCGTCGAGAAACCCTACGACCGGAATCAAGGCTGCTGGGCCCGGACAAGAGTCAATCAGGGGTGTAATTGGGCCTTTGGCAAGCCAGAGTATTGAGGATTTGGAGCTGTTTCAACAAGTTATCATTGATCAGGAGCCGTGGGACGTTGAGACGAGCTTGGCTCCAGTGCCTTGGAAGAGGGCTATGCCGACGAGGGATATAACTGTTGGGATTATGTGGGATGACGG AACTGTCCGCCCTCATCCACCAATTATCAGAGCACTCAAATACGCAAAAGAAAAGCTCATGGCAGCCGGTGTCAAGATCGTCGACTGGGAACCCTACAAGCACGATCATGGCTGGGAGATAGTG TCCGCCATGTACTTCGCGGACGGCACAGAAGCCCAACAAACCGTCCTCAAGCAATCCGGCGAACCCTACCTCCCCCTAACCAAGTGGGCCTTCGAATACTCCACCGGAACACCCCTCACCGTCTCAGAGAATTGGGCCCTGAATTACGCCCGGGATCACTACCGCGACGAATACCACGCGCTCATGAAATCCCGCGGTGTGGACTTCATCCTCGCCCCGACCTATTTGGGCGTCGCGGCTGTGCTTGGCGAACCGCAGTACTGGAATTACACGGCTATCTGGAATATACTCGACCAGCCGGCTGTTGTATTTCCAAGTGGACTTGTGGTTGACGAAGAGCTGGATAAAGCAGAGGAGGGGTATCAGCCCAGAAATGCGGCTGATGAGAGAGAGTGGAAGAAGTATAGACCTGAAAGGTATGTCGGGGCACCGATTGGGTTGCAGCTGGTTGGGAAGAGGTTTAAGGACGAGGAGGTTTTGGCGGCTGCTAAGGTGGTTGAGGGGGTTTTGGGGGCTGAGGCTAGTAGGGAGATGAATTAG
- the CAT1 gene encoding catalase A (COG:P;~EggNog:ENOG410PFFZ;~InterPro:IPR018028,IPR002818,IPR029062,IPR020835, IPR011614,IPR024708,IPR002226,IPR043156,IPR041399, IPR024712,IPR037060,IPR010582;~PFAM:PF01965,PF18011,PF00199,PF06628;~go_function: GO:0004096 - catalase activity [Evidence IEA];~go_function: GO:0020037 - heme binding [Evidence IEA];~go_process: GO:0006979 - response to oxidative stress [Evidence IEA];~go_process: GO:0055114 - oxidation-reduction process [Evidence IEA]), protein MTTSDAKVVDLQKDTVEIDNKKHMTTDYGIKISNADNWLRVAHENHSGPSLLEDQIAREKIMRFDHERIPERVVHARGTGAFGTFRLHKSAKDYTTAGVLTDTSRETPLFLRFSTVQGSKGGADTVRDVRGFALKMYTPEGNWDIVGNNIPVFFIQDAMKFPDVVHSVKPEPHNEVPQGQSAHNNFWDFAYMHTETSHMQQWIMSDRAIPRSYRMMQGFGVNTFSLVNSEGKRHFVKFIFTPELGVHSLVWDEALKIGGQDPDFHRKDLMDAINAGQFPKWKFGMQIIPEEKQDNFEFDILDATKIWPEDLVPIEYFGELELNRNVDEFFPQTEQVAFCTSHVVPGIDFSDDPLLQGRNFSYFDTQISRLGPNWQELPINRPVCPYLSLVNRDGAMKHRITKGTVNYWPNRFEANPPAPESQGGFTSYPEKIQGKKARMLSHKFKEHYNQAQLYYNSLSDIEKIHSAKAFSFELDHCDDPTVYKRMSERLTYIDLGLAQTVAMNVGGDKPTKAPKENKGQKAKGLSQLEYFPETPTIATRRIAVLLADGFDYATYTTIKEVLQKQNAFVFTIGAQRQGVQAVSGETVTPDHHFSGMRSTLFDAVFVPGGKHIEVLRKNGVAKYWITESFAHLKAIAGLNEAVDFIAKQIDLDAVKFAAASKGNVTESYGVVTGHGSPGDLLKVSDVSKDSKGLAEQFIWHVSRHRNWQRELDGLSDEIAA, encoded by the exons ATGACAACGTCAGATGCCAAGGTCGTCGACCTCCAGAAGGATACTGTCGAGATCGATAACAAAAAGCATATGACAACCGACTATGGGATTAAGATCTCGAACGCAGATAATTGGCTGCGGGTGGCCCATGAGAACCACAGTGGCCCCTCGTTACTAGAAGACCAGATTGCTCGGGAGAAG ATTATGCGCTTCGACCATGAGCGTATCCCAGAGCGTGTTGTCCATGCCCGTGGCACCGGAGCATTTGGTACATTTAGACTCCACAAGAGCGCAAAAGACTACACCACAGCTGGTGTCTTGACTGACACCTCTCGCGAGACTCCATTGTTCCTGCGCTTCTCGACAGTCCAGGGAAGCAAGGGAGGTGCAGACACCGTTCGGGATGTCCGGGGGTTTGCATTGAAGATGTATACACCTGAGGGTAACTGGGATATCGTTGGAAACAACATTCCGGTTTTCTTCATCCAAGATGCTATGAAGTTCCCGGACGTCGTCCATTCCGTGAAGCCAGAACCGCATAATGAAGTGCCTCAGGGACAGAGTGCGCATAACAATTTCTGGGATTTTGCCTATATGCACACGGAAACCTCACACATGCAGCAATGG ATCATGTCTGACAGAGCAATTCCTCGCTCGTACCGGATGATGCAAGGGTTCGGTGTCAATACCTTTTCCTTGGTTAACTCCGAGGGCAAGCGTCATTTTGTGAAGTTTATTTTCACGCCCGAGCTTGGAGTTCACTCCTTGGTATGGGATGAAGCCTTGAAGATCGGCGGTCAAGACCCAGATTTCCACCGCAAGGACCTTATGGATGCCATTAATGCCGGCCAGTTCCCCAAGTGGAAGTTTGGCATGCAGATTATCCCCGAGGAAAAGCAAGACAACTTCGAATTCGACATCCTGGACGCGACCAAGATCTGGCCTGAGGACCTAGTGCCCATTGAATACTTTGGTGAACTTGAACTTAACCGAAATGTTGATGAATTCTTCCCCCAGACTGAGCAGGTTGCGTTCTGCACCAGCCACGTCGTGCCTGGCATTGATTTCTCCGACGATCCATTGCTTCAGGGCCGGAATTTCTCCTACTTTGACACGCAGATCTCCCGCTTAGGCCCTAACTGGCAAGAGCTGCCGATTAACCGACCGGTATGTCCGTATCTGAGCCTTGTTAACCGCGATGGGGCCATGAAACACCGTATCACCAAGGGCACGGTCAACTACTGGCCCAACCGCTTCGAAGCCAATCCTCCTGCGCCGGAATCCCAGGGCGGATTTACCTCGTATCCTGAGAAGATTCAGGGCAAGAAAGCTCGCATGCTTTCTCACAAATTCAAGGAACACTACAACCAAGCCCAATTGTACTACAACTCCCTTTCCGATATCGAGAAGATTCACTCGGCCAAGGCATTCTCGTTCGAGTTGGATCACTGCGATGACCCTACCGTCTACAAGCGCATGTCGGAGCGTCTGACTTACATCGACCTCGGCTTAGCTCAGACCGTTGCGATGAATGTAGGCGGTGATAAGCCCACCAAGGCGCCCAAAGAAAACAAGGGTCAAAAGGCAAAGGGTCTGAGCCAGCTGGAATATTTCCCGGAGACCCCTACCATCGCAACCCGTCGCATTGCTGTTCTGTTAGCTGACGGCTTTGACTACGCCACATACACGACCATCAAAGAAGTCCTTCAGAAGCAAAACGCTTTCGTCTTCACCATTGGTGCACAGCGCCAGGGTGTACAGGCTGTGTCCGGCGAGACTGTGACCCCCGACCACCACTTCTCAGGCATGCGGTCGACCCTCTTCGACGCGGTCTTTGTCCCTGGCGGGAAGCATATCGAAGTACTTCGCAAGAACGGAGTCGCCAAGTACTGGATTACAGAATCGTTTGCGCATCTCAAGGCGATTGCTGGATTGAACGAGGCTGTCGATTTCATTGCGAAGCAGATTGACTTGGATGCTGTCAAGTTCGCTGCTGCATCAAAGGGTAACGTGACAGAAAGTTATGGTGTGGTTACTGGCCACGGAAGCCCCGGCGACTTGCTCAAGGTGTCGGATGTGTCCAAGGACTCGAAGGGCCTCGCAGAGCAGTTTATCTGGCATGTTTCGAGACACAGGAATTGGCAGAGAGAGTTGGATGGGTTGAGTGATGAGATTGCTGCTTGA